TGTATAGGTCACGACGTTGGATTCCTCAGTGGGGTTGAGGCGGATTTGAGCAACCGAGCCGGGGAAGGATTCATCGGGATAGGCCTGCACCGTAAAACGAACCTTCTGTCCCCTGCGGATCTGACCGATGTCGCTTTCGTCCACATCGGCCTCAATTTCCATCCGCTCCAGATCTTCGGCAAGGATGAACAGGGTCGGGGTGTTGAAGCTGGCGGCGACGGTCTGGCCCTTTTCGATCTCCCGTTCGATGACGGTTCCGTTGATGGGAGAGCGGATGCGGGCGTTGCGCAGATTGGTCTCGGCTTTGCGCAGAGCGGCCTTGGCAGACATCAGGTCGGCCCGGGCCGTGGCCAGCCCGGTTTCATAATCGAGGAACTCCTGTGCCGAGAGATGACCCTCCTCGAGCAGGGGTTGGTTGCGCCGGTACTCGGCTTCGGCCTGCCGCACCATTGCCTTGGCCCGCAGTGTTTCCGCCCGGGCCTTCGCTACCTCGGCGTTGAACAGATCGAGGTCGAGTTCGGCCAGAATCTGACCCTTTTTTACCTGGTCATTATAATCGACCAGAACGGTTCGAATGGTGCCGGAGACTTCGGTGCCGACCTCCACTGTGCCCATGGCCTGCAGGCTGCCGCTGCAGGAGACGGTGACTTCCAGCGGCCCGCGGATGATCTTGGCGGTCTGCAGCCAGGGCG
This portion of the Syntrophotaleaceae bacterium genome encodes:
- a CDS encoding efflux RND transporter periplasmic adaptor subunit, coding for MSSIHTRYASRKIKTALIALAILTLLAAGLNWLIGQPPPSASPPWLQTAKIIRGPLEVTVSCSGSLQAMGTVEVGTEVSGTIRTVLVDYNDQVKKGQILAELDLDLFNAEVAKARAETLRAKAMVRQAEAEYRRNQPLLEEGHLSAQEFLDYETGLATARADLMSAKAALRKAETNLRNARIRSPINGTVIEREIEKGQTVAASFNTPTLFILAEDLERMEIEADVDESDIGQIRRGQKVRFTVQAYPDESFPGSVAQIRLNPTEESNVVTYTVVIEAANERGLLLPGMTATIDFIIDAVENVLQVPNAALQYAGKRGSASLLLIEGEGPPRRVSVATGLSDGTRTVVESAELREGLVVVTGEKSEKRKNNGNLFSKLMPRPPHRGPR